A single window of Granulibacter bethesdensis DNA harbors:
- a CDS encoding hemagglutinin repeat-containing protein: MLQDAHLSSGGDMAIIGKSVTFDVSHDTTTQTQTQKSNFSGLTASLSGVVGNAYTAAAVAASDRPSDPRLQALEAGQAGYASYEAYKAVDAATSSGGNGQLLQVDVVVGGSGSKANDRYFSSTAQGSVAFAGGNLSVVSTDGDITARGATLKAGGNAAFVSTGNIIFQSGENSTQYSNDNVSKSAAVGVYAGIGTQSTGYGVEGSASWSQGGTVASSTTPVNTVVAAGNTLVLVSGKDTRLEGADASANKIVASIGGDLILKSMQATASGSSSQAGGSVNVQIGITGTSGGSASVAASNINNGYASVVSQTGLFAGKGGLNVTVGGNTSLTGAVISSLAPANDNTLNTGTLTVSNLDNHRDNSAVSMTASASSSGTGSGGGVAQTSDSAHSTTLSAITSNVGVTVRDGSVPSNLLRPDQLTANTSLGTVTGGIAGNGGTALQTTNGLQNKFDPQQTRNDLAFNQGAASLFGQVANEVVGNLITSRGWSESDPRSLLLHGMIGALQGYIAGNTGLSALSGGLGAAGGTALTQWMGNYLIEHGVQPDSAEGRILLQLASAAVGAGIGGLTNGQFGALIGASAAQSATLFNYLTHSQAVEKIKAEKALAACESSGSCSQEDINNYKDTIKNLQDIDNQTNLALVQACLTGGSLSCLAQSQRLSNAAATWRAADIAGVDINSPDILALKQEYQTLRAVDILTQKIINSRDAVYLGSILKGFDVGAAGGAVAALSGIAAYEGIEAAATIRALCGTSVACYTNYFGILVHDILATTPELGGSPTAATLLAGAIGAAKTSLVATRAGSALPEIYTSAEPMESVFPQLLGVNPHYTVEGRNNNCVSCANAVYSRLTGENSSAVADNLGLGTSSHLDAAYFSAPGSVSEVTDYMKGLESGESRLIIVKQKGEVDHAIVATNLNGKVYFIDGQSGLIVNINPKFMLKVGYLNFESEKVPWEK, from the coding sequence ATGTTGCAGGATGCGCATCTTTCATCCGGCGGTGACATGGCGATCATCGGCAAGAGTGTCACGTTTGATGTGTCGCATGACACAACGACGCAGACACAAACACAGAAGTCCAATTTCTCCGGTTTGACGGCATCGTTGAGCGGGGTGGTCGGGAACGCCTACACCGCTGCGGCGGTTGCTGCGTCGGACCGTCCGTCCGATCCGCGTCTACAGGCTCTGGAAGCCGGGCAGGCCGGGTATGCCAGCTATGAGGCGTATAAGGCGGTTGATGCGGCCACGTCTTCGGGCGGTAACGGTCAGCTGTTGCAGGTCGATGTCGTGGTCGGCGGCTCAGGCAGTAAAGCCAATGATCGTTATTTCAGCAGCACGGCACAGGGAAGTGTTGCGTTTGCAGGTGGCAATCTGTCTGTGGTGTCGACCGATGGCGACATCACGGCACGTGGGGCGACCCTGAAGGCGGGCGGGAACGCGGCGTTTGTCTCGACCGGAAACATCATTTTTCAGTCAGGGGAGAACAGCACGCAATACAGCAACGACAATGTCTCTAAATCCGCTGCTGTCGGTGTGTATGCGGGGATCGGCACGCAAAGCACGGGCTATGGTGTTGAGGGCAGCGCGAGCTGGTCTCAGGGCGGGACTGTTGCCAGCAGCACGACGCCTGTGAACACGGTGGTGGCGGCGGGGAACACGCTTGTTCTGGTCAGCGGAAAAGACACGCGTCTGGAAGGGGCTGATGCTTCTGCGAACAAAATCGTTGCAAGCATCGGCGGGGACCTGATCCTGAAAAGCATGCAGGCCACCGCGAGCGGCAGCAGCAGCCAGGCCGGCGGCTCGGTGAATGTCCAGATCGGGATAACGGGCACCAGCGGCGGCTCTGCTTCTGTGGCGGCTTCGAATATCAACAATGGCTACGCTTCTGTTGTTTCCCAGACGGGGCTTTTTGCTGGGAAGGGTGGCCTGAACGTAACCGTTGGCGGCAATACATCGCTGACCGGTGCGGTGATCTCCAGCCTTGCGCCTGCGAATGATAACACTCTGAACACCGGCACACTGACGGTGAGCAATCTGGATAATCACCGGGATAACTCTGCCGTCTCGATGACTGCCAGCGCGTCAAGCAGCGGCACGGGCAGCGGCGGCGGTGTCGCCCAAACCAGCGATAGCGCACACAGCACAACCCTGTCCGCGATCACCAGCAATGTCGGTGTGACGGTGCGTGACGGCTCTGTTCCATCGAATTTGCTGCGTCCGGATCAGCTGACGGCGAACACATCACTCGGCACAGTCACGGGCGGTATCGCGGGGAATGGCGGCACGGCGCTGCAAACCACGAACGGGTTGCAGAACAAGTTCGATCCGCAGCAGACGCGCAATGATCTCGCTTTCAATCAGGGAGCAGCAAGCCTTTTTGGTCAGGTCGCTAATGAGGTCGTAGGCAATCTTATTACTTCACGCGGCTGGAGTGAGAGTGATCCCCGCTCCCTTTTGCTTCATGGTATGATTGGTGCTCTACAGGGTTATATAGCAGGCAATACAGGTTTGAGTGCCCTGAGTGGCGGATTAGGGGCGGCTGGTGGAACAGCACTGACTCAATGGATGGGTAACTATCTGATTGAGCATGGGGTACAACCTGACAGTGCTGAAGGCCGTATTTTATTGCAACTCGCCAGTGCAGCCGTTGGTGCTGGAATAGGCGGCCTTACGAATGGTCAATTTGGCGCGCTGATTGGAGCTTCTGCTGCACAGAGTGCGACATTATTCAACTATCTGACGCATTCGCAGGCGGTGGAGAAGATCAAGGCTGAAAAAGCGCTTGCAGCTTGCGAAAGCAGTGGTAGCTGCAGTCAGGAAGATATAAACAATTACAAAGATACGATCAAAAATCTTCAGGATATTGATAATCAGACAAATCTTGCCCTTGTGCAGGCCTGTCTGACGGGTGGGTCTCTTTCTTGTTTAGCACAAAGCCAAAGGTTAAGTAATGCAGCTGCAACATGGAGAGCGGCAGATATCGCAGGCGTAGATATCAATAGCCCTGATATTCTTGCTTTAAAGCAGGAATATCAAACGCTCCGGGCGGTAGATATTCTGACTCAAAAAATTATAAATTCCCGTGATGCCGTATATCTTGGCTCTATTCTCAAAGGGTTTGATGTGGGTGCCGCTGGTGGCGCCGTTGCGGCCCTATCCGGAATTGCAGCTTACGAAGGCATTGAAGCAGCGGCCACAATCCGCGCTTTGTGTGGCACAAGCGTAGCCTGTTATACGAATTACTTTGGCATTCTTGTTCATGATATTCTTGCTACCACACCTGAATTGGGTGGTTCTCCTACAGCTGCCACCTTACTGGCTGGAGCGATAGGGGCCGCTAAAACTTCGTTGGTAGCTACTCGCGCCGGGAGTGCCCTTCCTGAAATTTATACCAGCGCAGAGCCAATGGAGTCAGTGTTTCCACAGTTGCTTGGTGTCAATCCACATTATACTGTGGAAGGAAGGAACAATAATTGTGTTTCCTGCGCAAATGCGGTTTATAGTCGACTGACTGGAGAAAATTCATCAGCAGTTGCAGATAATCTTGGGCTGGGAACAAGTAGTCATCTTGATGCTGCATATTTTAGTGCTCCTGGTAGTGTAAGCGAAGTTACTGACTATATGAAGGGATTGGAATCTGGTGAAAGCCGTTTGATTATTGTTAAACAGAAAGGAGAGGTAGATCATGCAATTGTTGCAACGAATCTGAATGGAAAAGTATATTTTATTGATGGACAAAGTGGTTTAATAGTTAATATTAATCCTAAATTTATGCTAAAGGTTGGCTACCTAAATTTTGAAAGTGAAAAAGTTCCTTGGGAAAAATAA
- a CDS encoding MafI family immunity protein: MTMEIIQRIYDLGEKLRGRLEQWKIDSALEYIEHNESLLAFEMLCDHIGDDGVLISSDEFREIINIGSSPGMKLSELDKKMLKSLVIDSK, from the coding sequence ATGACCATGGAAATTATACAAAGAATATATGATTTGGGAGAAAAATTAAGAGGTCGCCTTGAGCAGTGGAAGATTGATTCTGCTCTTGAATATATTGAACATAATGAATCGCTTCTTGCATTTGAAATGCTTTGTGATCATATCGGTGATGATGGTGTATTAATTTCTTCTGATGAATTTAGAGAAATAATAAATATAGGATCTTCTCCTGGAATGAAATTAAGTGAATTAGATAAAAAAATGCTTAAATCTCTTGTGATTGATTCAAAATGA